One window from the genome of Carcharodon carcharias isolate sCarCar2 chromosome 9, sCarCar2.pri, whole genome shotgun sequence encodes:
- the LOC121282503 gene encoding ankyrin repeat domain-containing protein 46 isoform X2, with protein MSYVFINDSCQTGVPLLQACIDGDLTYAKRLLESGFDPNIRDGRGRTGLHVAAARGNVDICRLLHKFGADLLATDNQGNTALHLCGHVDSIQFLVSNGLKIDICNHHGATPLVLAKRRGVNKDAIKLLESLEEQEVKGFNRGTHSKLEIMQTAENESAMESHSLLNPNLQNTDGVLSSFRSTWQEFVDDLGFWRVLLLIIVIALLSLGIAYYVSGVLPFVENQPELVH; from the exons ATGTCGTACGTCTTCATCAATGACTCCTGCCAGACCGGAGTGCCGCTGCTGCAGGCCTGCATCGACGGCGACCTCACCTACGCCAAACGGCTGCTGGAGAGCGGCTTCGACCCCAACATCCGCGACGGCCGAGGCCGCACCGGGCTTCATGTGGCCGCCGCCCGGGGCAACGTGGACATCTGCCGCCTTCTGCACAAGTTCGGGGCTGACCTGCTGGCCACTGACAACCAGGGTAACACCGCCCTGCACCTCTGCGGCCATGTCGACTCCATCCAGTTCCTGGTCTCCAACGGCCTCAAGATCGACATCTG CAACCATCATGGTGCCACCCCACTTGTTTTGGCAAAACGTCGAGGAGTAAACAAAGATGCCATCAAATTGCTGGAGTCCTTGGAGGAGCAAGAGGTGAAAGGATTCAACCGTGGAACTCACTCTAAACTAGAGATCATGCAGACTGCGGAAAATGAGAG TGCCATGGAGAGCCACTCACTCCTGAATCCGAATCTTCAGAATACGGACGGTGTCCTTTCTAGCTTCCGATCCACCTGGCAGGAGTTTGTAGATGATTTGGGCTTCTGGAGGGTTCTGCTGCTCATTATTGTCATCGCACTGTTGTCTCTTGGCATTGCCTACTACGTCAGTGGCGTTCTGCCTTTTGTGGAAAACCAGCCTGAACTGGTGCATTAA
- the LOC121282503 gene encoding ankyrin repeat domain-containing protein 46 isoform X1 produces MSYVFINDSCQTGVPLLQACIDGDLTYAKRLLESGFDPNIRDGRGRTGLHVAAARGNVDICRLLHKFGADLLATDNQGNTALHLCGHVDSIQFLVSNGLKIDICNHHGATPLVLAKRRGVNKDAIKLLESLEEQEVKGFNRGTHSKLEIMQTAENESEQENQNNTIRGWETDHQPLSAMESHSLLNPNLQNTDGVLSSFRSTWQEFVDDLGFWRVLLLIIVIALLSLGIAYYVSGVLPFVENQPELVH; encoded by the exons ATGTCGTACGTCTTCATCAATGACTCCTGCCAGACCGGAGTGCCGCTGCTGCAGGCCTGCATCGACGGCGACCTCACCTACGCCAAACGGCTGCTGGAGAGCGGCTTCGACCCCAACATCCGCGACGGCCGAGGCCGCACCGGGCTTCATGTGGCCGCCGCCCGGGGCAACGTGGACATCTGCCGCCTTCTGCACAAGTTCGGGGCTGACCTGCTGGCCACTGACAACCAGGGTAACACCGCCCTGCACCTCTGCGGCCATGTCGACTCCATCCAGTTCCTGGTCTCCAACGGCCTCAAGATCGACATCTG CAACCATCATGGTGCCACCCCACTTGTTTTGGCAAAACGTCGAGGAGTAAACAAAGATGCCATCAAATTGCTGGAGTCCTTGGAGGAGCAAGAGGTGAAAGGATTCAACCGTGGAACTCACTCTAAACTAGAGATCATGCAGACTGCGGAAAATGAGAG CGAGCAGGAGAATCAGAACAACACcatcagaggctgggaaacaGACCATCAGCCCCTCAG TGCCATGGAGAGCCACTCACTCCTGAATCCGAATCTTCAGAATACGGACGGTGTCCTTTCTAGCTTCCGATCCACCTGGCAGGAGTTTGTAGATGATTTGGGCTTCTGGAGGGTTCTGCTGCTCATTATTGTCATCGCACTGTTGTCTCTTGGCATTGCCTACTACGTCAGTGGCGTTCTGCCTTTTGTGGAAAACCAGCCTGAACTGGTGCATTAA